From a region of the Rhinopithecus roxellana isolate Shanxi Qingling chromosome 8, ASM756505v1, whole genome shotgun sequence genome:
- the DIRAS1 gene encoding GTP-binding protein Di-Ras1 encodes MPEQSNDYRVVVFGAGGVGKSSLVLRFVKGTFRDTYIPTIEDTYRQVISCDKSVCTLQITDTTGSHQFPAMQRLSISKGHAFILVFSVTSKQSLEELGPIYKLIVQIKGSVEDIPVMLVGNKCDETQREVDTREAQAVAQEWKCAFMETSAKMNYNVKELFQELLTLETRRNMSLNIDGKRSGKQKRTDRVKGKCTLM; translated from the coding sequence ATGCCCGAACAGAGTAATGACTACCGCGTGGTGGTGTTCGGGGCGGGCGGCGTGGGCAAGAGCTCGCTGGTGCTGCGCTTCGTGAAGGGCACGTTCCGTGACACGTACATCCCCACCATCGAGGACACCTACCGGCAGGTGATCAGCTGCGACAAGAGCGTGTGCACGCTGCAGATCACAGACACCACCGGCAGCCACCAGTTCCCGGCCATGCAGCGCTTGTCCATCTCCAAGGGCCATGCCTTCATCCTGGTGTTCTCCGTCACCAGCAAGCAGTCACTGGAGGAGCTGGGGCCCATCTACAAGCTCATCGTGCAGATCAAGGGCAGCGTGGAGGACATCCCCGTGATGCTCGTGGGCAACAAGTGCGACGAGACGCAGCGGGAGGTGGACACACGCGAGGCGCAGGCGGTGGCCCAGGAGTGGAAGTGCGCCTTCATGGAGACCTCGGCCAAGATGAACTACAACGTCAAGGAGCTCTTCCAGGAGCTGCTGACACTGGAGACCCGCCGGAACATGAGCCTCAACATCGACGGCAAGCGCTCCGGGAAGCAGAAGAGGACAGACCGCGTCAAGGGCAAATGCACCCTCATGTGA